A single window of Asticcacaulis sp. AND118 DNA harbors:
- a CDS encoding pectinesterase family protein: MSFRFFACVAVLLTTTALPAAADTRLSVSPDCGARKACFASVQAALDAAQNEKGEGWVVIDVAAGDYYEKVTISRDKTRLRGAGPDRTRLHFDAVAETAGKYHRRNWGTPGSATLTVNADHVTIEGIKVENTFDYLSNDALPDGDPRKIGNSQGVAVLLDIDSDRVLIRRAELIGYQDTLFANGRRALIRDSLIAGNIDFIFGNGQLLIEKSEIRTRNRGAALAAGEFHSFLLAPSTPLSQPVGIVVYRSHLTREAGVPDGSVALGRPWHPTTTFADGRYADPDAVGQASFIDCVMEAHIHPDHWTTMNGTARDGSKTAVFHPQDSRFHESGSTGPGAAHRDIGIKWKDAPDIKAVRRIISAGWPEAR; the protein is encoded by the coding sequence ATGTCCTTCCGCTTCTTCGCTTGTGTCGCCGTGCTGCTCACCACCACCGCCCTGCCCGCTGCCGCCGATACCCGGCTCAGCGTCAGTCCGGACTGCGGGGCGCGCAAAGCCTGTTTCGCCAGCGTGCAGGCCGCGCTCGACGCCGCTCAGAATGAGAAGGGCGAAGGCTGGGTCGTCATTGATGTCGCGGCGGGCGATTACTACGAAAAGGTGACGATCAGCCGCGACAAGACCCGCCTGCGCGGGGCTGGCCCGGACCGCACGCGCCTGCATTTCGACGCCGTCGCCGAGACGGCGGGCAAATATCACCGCCGCAACTGGGGCACGCCCGGCTCGGCGACCCTGACCGTCAATGCCGACCACGTCACGATTGAAGGGATCAAGGTCGAAAACACCTTCGACTATCTGTCGAACGACGCCCTGCCCGACGGTGATCCCAGGAAGATCGGCAATTCGCAAGGCGTCGCCGTCCTCCTCGACATCGACAGCGACCGGGTGCTGATCCGTCGCGCCGAGTTGATCGGCTATCAGGACACCCTGTTCGCCAACGGCAGGCGCGCCCTGATCCGCGACAGCCTGATTGCCGGCAATATCGACTTCATCTTCGGCAACGGTCAGCTCCTGATCGAGAAAAGCGAAATTCGCACCCGCAATCGCGGTGCGGCGCTGGCCGCCGGCGAGTTCCATTCCTTCCTGCTGGCCCCCTCGACGCCGCTAAGCCAGCCCGTCGGCATCGTCGTCTACCGCTCACACCTGACCCGCGAAGCCGGCGTACCGGACGGGTCCGTCGCGCTGGGGCGTCCGTGGCATCCGACCACCACCTTCGCCGACGGCCGCTACGCCGATCCGGATGCTGTGGGGCAGGCGTCCTTCATCGACTGCGTCATGGAGGCCCATATCCATCCGGACCACTGGACCACCATGAACGGCACGGCGCGCGACGGATCCAAAACCGCCGTCTTCCACCCTCAGGACTCGCGCTTCCATGAGAGCGGCTCGACCGGCCCCGGCGCGGCGCACCGCGATATCGGCATAAAATGGAAAGACGCGCCGGACATAAAGGCGGTGCGCAGGATCATCTCCGCCGGCTGGCCCGAAGCCCGCTAA
- a CDS encoding alpha/beta hydrolase, translating into MRFFPAVASAVLGLSVAASTLAADLIPVDDSYTISQRYARYKDQYAGISWPVSEFQSGQTVLFDRLYKTVGERELHVDVFLPLAERRTGQGIVLVHGGGWRSGGKSHFYALANRLAQRGYAVLLPEFRLSPEAPYPAGLIDVNDAIVWAKSQAADFGFDRDKLAIGGASSGGQMAALLAYTADTPLFKSTPTDDTKVSALIDIDGVLDFTTPLALQFENAAGDKSAAGLWLGGAMERVPDRWREASAAQHAGPQSPPTLVISSGIPRFTAGREIVETKLKAQGIRYRYARFENAPHDIWLFDPWFSQIVDQIDGFLTEK; encoded by the coding sequence ATGCGGTTTTTCCCTGCCGTCGCGTCTGCAGTCCTGGGCCTCAGCGTTGCGGCCTCGACCTTGGCCGCCGACCTTATCCCCGTCGACGACAGCTACACCATCTCGCAGCGCTACGCCCGCTATAAGGATCAGTATGCGGGCATTAGCTGGCCCGTATCGGAATTCCAGAGCGGTCAGACCGTTCTTTTCGACCGCCTCTATAAGACCGTCGGCGAGCGCGAACTGCATGTAGACGTCTTCCTGCCGCTGGCTGAGCGCCGCACGGGCCAGGGCATCGTGCTGGTCCACGGCGGCGGCTGGCGATCGGGCGGCAAGTCTCACTTCTATGCTCTGGCCAATCGTCTGGCCCAGCGCGGCTACGCCGTCTTGCTGCCGGAGTTTCGTCTGTCGCCCGAAGCGCCCTATCCGGCGGGCCTGATCGACGTTAACGACGCCATAGTGTGGGCCAAGTCGCAGGCGGCAGACTTCGGTTTCGACCGTGACAAGCTGGCCATCGGCGGCGCGTCTTCGGGCGGACAGATGGCCGCCCTGCTGGCCTATACGGCGGATACACCGCTCTTTAAGAGCACACCGACCGACGATACGAAGGTCAGCGCGCTGATCGACATCGACGGCGTGCTCGACTTCACCACACCGTTGGCCCTGCAGTTTGAAAACGCCGCCGGTGACAAATCCGCTGCCGGATTGTGGCTGGGCGGGGCGATGGAGCGTGTGCCCGACCGCTGGCGCGAAGCCAGCGCCGCGCAACACGCCGGACCGCAATCGCCGCCAACCCTGGTCATCAGCAGCGGCATACCGCGCTTTACCGCCGGACGCGAGATCGTCGAGACGAAGCTGAAGGCGCAGGGCATCCGCTACCGCTACGCCCGCTTCGAGAACGCTCCGCACGATATCTGGCTGTTCGATCCATGGTTCAGCCAGATCGTCGATCAGATCGACGGTTTTCTGACAGAAAAATGA
- a CDS encoding RNA polymerase sigma factor, whose translation MQSAPDHIISWVGSQILPHEADVRAWLLRARLGREDAEDILQESYCRMAELASVEHISSPRAYFFTVARNIALMRLRRARIVRIESVDEIDRLEISSDMPSPEQVSVARSDLARLKRVIADLPARCRQVFEMRKIQGLPQKEIARRMGLSEHMVENDAAKALRLILKAMASDDIRFQPQKEFMRGTDAGRN comes from the coding sequence ATGCAATCCGCGCCGGATCACATCATCAGTTGGGTAGGTTCGCAGATTTTGCCGCATGAGGCGGATGTGCGCGCCTGGCTGCTGCGTGCCCGTCTGGGGCGCGAAGATGCCGAGGACATCCTGCAAGAATCCTATTGCCGCATGGCGGAACTGGCCAGCGTCGAGCACATTTCCTCCCCGCGCGCCTACTTCTTCACGGTCGCGCGCAATATCGCCCTGATGCGACTGCGCCGCGCCCGCATCGTGCGCATCGAGAGCGTCGACGAAATCGATCGGCTGGAGATCAGCAGCGACATGCCCTCCCCCGAACAGGTCAGCGTCGCCCGCTCCGATCTTGCCCGTCTCAAACGAGTGATTGCCGACCTGCCGGCGCGCTGCCGACAGGTCTTCGAGATGCGCAAGATTCAGGGCCTGCCCCAAAAGGAGATCGCCCGCCGCATGGGGCTCAGCGAACACATGGTCGAAAACGACGCGGCCAAGGCCCTTCGGCTGATCCTGAAGGCTATGGCCTCCGACGACATCCGCTTCCAGCCTCAGAAGGAGTTTATGCGTGGCACCGACGCCGGTCGAAACTAG
- a CDS encoding DUF2282 domain-containing protein: MSVSHSGLAIAAALSLAAGAAMAADAKMPAKAPSAKEACYGVAKAGQNDCKAGPGTSCAGSSKVDYDGKAFKLVDKGTCVTIKTPRGNGSLTPKA; the protein is encoded by the coding sequence ATGTCTGTTTCCCATTCCGGGCTGGCTATTGCCGCCGCCCTGTCGCTCGCCGCCGGTGCGGCCATGGCCGCCGACGCCAAAATGCCCGCCAAGGCGCCCTCTGCCAAGGAAGCGTGCTACGGCGTTGCCAAGGCCGGGCAGAACGATTGCAAGGCCGGGCCGGGCACGAGTTGTGCGGGCAGTTCCAAGGTCGATTACGACGGTAAGGCGTTCAAGCTGGTCGACAAGGGCACCTGCGTGACGATCAAAACGCCCAGGGGCAACGGTTCGCTGACGCCGAAGGCCTGA
- a CDS encoding DoxX family protein — translation MAKMLTDWINYPAKLMNRLPEDVIALVIRLGVAAIFFTSARTKVDGLLHITDGTYVLFETEYALPLVPSPIAAVAATWAEHVFSVLLVLGLFTRYSALAFLVMTAVIEIFVYPDAWPTHLSWAGLLIYLIARGGGRFSLDRRLGWL, via the coding sequence ATGGCCAAAATGCTGACTGACTGGATAAATTACCCGGCAAAACTGATGAACCGCCTGCCGGAGGACGTGATCGCGCTGGTCATCCGGCTGGGCGTGGCGGCGATCTTCTTCACCTCGGCGCGGACCAAGGTCGATGGCCTTCTGCATATCACCGACGGCACCTATGTGCTGTTCGAGACGGAATACGCTCTTCCGCTCGTCCCGTCGCCCATCGCCGCGGTGGCGGCGACCTGGGCCGAGCATGTTTTCTCTGTGCTCCTGGTTTTGGGACTGTTCACGCGCTACTCCGCTTTGGCCTTTCTGGTCATGACGGCGGTGATCGAAATATTCGTCTATCCCGACGCCTGGCCGACGCACCTGAGCTGGGCGGGGTTGCTGATCTATCTGATCGCCCGAGGGGGTGGGCGCTTCAGCCTTGACCGACGTCTGGGCTGGTTATGA
- a CDS encoding DUF692 domain-containing protein, whose protein sequence is MPPFLPPFAGFGLGLRPSHYEAILAAPPAIDFFEIISENFMIDGGRPLRVLEQVRALYPVLMHGVSMSLGSPEGPGPDYLTRLKALTERIEPVWVSDHLCWTGIGGRNSHDLLPLPLTEEALTTVCRHIDRVQTFLKRPLLIENPSTYVTFAEDAYSEWAFLSEVCRRTGCYLLLDLNNVYVSAHNHGFSARNYLNGLPLERVRQVHLAGHSQGETLLIDTHDAPVPQGVWALYAEAAPRLRHAAVMIERDDDIPPLPELLAELDIARRLSRAPEAA, encoded by the coding sequence ATGCCCCCTTTCCTTCCGCCCTTTGCGGGCTTCGGCCTCGGCCTGAGGCCCTCGCATTACGAAGCCATTCTGGCCGCCCCGCCGGCGATCGACTTTTTCGAGATCATCTCGGAAAATTTCATGATCGATGGCGGGCGGCCCTTGCGCGTCCTCGAACAGGTACGGGCCCTCTATCCGGTTCTGATGCACGGCGTGTCCATGTCGCTGGGGTCGCCGGAAGGACCGGGACCGGACTATCTGACGCGGCTCAAGGCGCTGACCGAGCGCATCGAGCCCGTCTGGGTGTCGGACCACCTGTGCTGGACGGGCATCGGCGGCCGTAACAGTCACGACCTTTTGCCCCTTCCCCTGACCGAAGAGGCATTGACGACGGTTTGCCGTCATATCGACCGTGTACAGACGTTTCTGAAACGCCCGCTCCTCATTGAAAACCCCTCGACCTACGTCACCTTTGCCGAAGACGCCTACAGCGAATGGGCTTTTTTGTCCGAGGTCTGCCGCCGCACAGGTTGCTATCTGCTGCTCGACCTGAACAACGTCTATGTCAGCGCCCACAATCACGGCTTTTCGGCGCGCAACTATCTTAACGGTCTGCCGCTGGAGCGCGTGCGTCAGGTGCATCTGGCCGGACATTCGCAAGGCGAGACCCTGCTGATCGATACGCATGATGCGCCGGTGCCGCAAGGCGTATGGGCCCTCTATGCCGAGGCCGCGCCGCGCCTGCGCCACGCCGCCGTCATGATCGAGCGCGACGACGACATCCCGCCCCTGCCGGAACTGCTGGCCGAACTCGACATCGCCCGGCGTCTGAGCCGCGCCCCGGAGGCCGCATGA
- a CDS encoding TonB-dependent receptor, with translation MRAFNGPLLLAGGTLLMVSAAPVQAQDAVKAFNVPAQAAERGIPQFAQQANIQLMAPEKVVKGKQTAAVQGNMPVREGLSRLLAGTNLTPVTQSNGIILLAEQIPTSRDNPMPITRTAYVADATASESPAAAPEETVVVVRGIRGSLSKARAIKRRAANSVESIVAEDIGKMPDLNLAESIQRVPGVAMSREGGEGRNITLRGFGPDFTRTTLNGMEVPASSDGLDSGGVTLNAGRAFDFHLFASELFNRIDIEKSQKASTEEGGIAGTVNLYSARPFDFRNDFTVSASAQANYNTLNQKADPRVALLVSKTFADGKFGALFSVAASNRTVHQEGYSSVRWTSPHANGDSWADTNPTVTGTPSNACGASDPLDCLWAPRLPRADYFGNDQKRVGLTGSLQYRPSENALITLDVLHSELNNDRYSYNSMEWLLTHGTAGNFTGQTPLSFTVGADGKTLVAAAFNDVTSWYESRHQESQSSFDQVVLSGRFQINERLTLEAMAGTAVDDADRTELRFYYRSVPHYYAYDYSSDPYVPKVSFGSYDPNNAANYINAQTASNRINNVKKENVTSRFDATYNADTVSFKAGLSYNDRKVSYAEGLGAAPTFNPSAYTRPFPVSNFGDGLDGPGLLPFRVADFGAIAAAGIIPAGYTNNAGAGWTVGEETIGAYGEMNAEYDIAGMRLRTNAGLRYVKTNVRSQALVSGTPVEVNVSYDNYLPSINAALDVRSDLVVRASYGRSMTRPGLSTLNIAGPVFGYTTRTVGNVGNPSLKPYESNDLDLGVEWYFGDEGLLALTVFHKDIVRSLKTDVVSQMIDPSFWPAIYADPLYDASYNADPAQVPYTFTIPVNNDQGNSVKGFEITYNQPFTFLPGAWSKFGVASNYTHVSADDSTGLSPNSYNLTLYYDTEAFGARLSVNKRDDYLISEPGGNGHVQERKYGPTHVDFASFYNVTPRLTLTFEGINITDEVERIYGTGDTGSMDLTREYSHTGAQWIVGLRYKY, from the coding sequence ATGCGCGCATTCAATGGACCGTTGCTGCTCGCTGGCGGTACGTTGCTCATGGTCTCCGCCGCGCCTGTTCAGGCACAGGACGCCGTCAAGGCGTTCAACGTACCGGCGCAGGCCGCCGAACGGGGTATCCCCCAGTTCGCCCAGCAGGCCAATATCCAGCTCATGGCGCCGGAAAAGGTCGTAAAGGGCAAGCAGACCGCCGCCGTGCAAGGCAATATGCCGGTGCGCGAGGGCCTGTCGCGCCTTTTGGCAGGCACCAATCTGACACCGGTTACCCAGTCCAACGGCATCATCCTGCTGGCTGAACAGATTCCGACGTCGCGCGACAATCCCATGCCCATTACGCGCACGGCCTACGTGGCGGACGCCACGGCATCCGAAAGCCCCGCCGCCGCGCCTGAGGAAACGGTCGTCGTCGTCAGGGGTATTCGCGGCTCGCTCAGCAAGGCACGCGCCATAAAACGCCGCGCGGCCAATTCGGTCGAAAGCATCGTCGCCGAAGACATCGGCAAGATGCCCGACCTCAACCTGGCCGAATCCATTCAGCGCGTGCCGGGCGTGGCCATGTCGCGCGAAGGCGGTGAAGGACGCAACATCACCCTGCGCGGCTTCGGGCCGGACTTCACCCGCACCACGCTGAACGGCATGGAGGTTCCGGCCAGCAGCGACGGCCTCGACAGCGGCGGCGTAACCCTCAATGCCGGTCGCGCCTTCGACTTCCATCTTTTTGCCTCCGAACTGTTCAACCGCATCGATATCGAAAAGTCGCAAAAGGCCTCGACCGAAGAAGGCGGCATCGCCGGCACGGTCAATCTCTATTCGGCGCGTCCGTTCGACTTCCGCAACGACTTCACCGTCTCCGCCTCGGCGCAGGCCAACTACAACACGCTGAACCAGAAGGCGGACCCCCGCGTGGCCCTGCTGGTTAGCAAAACCTTCGCAGACGGCAAGTTCGGCGCGCTGTTTTCGGTAGCCGCCTCCAACCGCACCGTGCATCAGGAAGGCTATTCGAGCGTACGCTGGACCTCGCCCCACGCCAATGGCGATTCCTGGGCCGACACCAACCCGACCGTCACGGGCACGCCGTCCAATGCCTGCGGGGCCAGCGATCCGCTCGACTGCCTGTGGGCCCCGCGCCTGCCGCGCGCCGACTATTTCGGCAACGACCAGAAGCGCGTCGGCCTGACCGGTTCGTTACAATACCGCCCGTCGGAAAACGCCCTGATCACGCTCGACGTCCTGCACTCCGAACTAAACAACGACCGCTACAGCTATAATTCGATGGAGTGGCTGCTGACCCACGGTACGGCAGGTAATTTCACCGGTCAGACGCCCCTGTCCTTTACGGTCGGCGCCGATGGCAAGACGCTGGTCGCCGCCGCCTTCAACGACGTGACCTCCTGGTACGAAAGCCGTCATCAGGAGTCGCAATCGTCCTTCGATCAGGTGGTCCTGTCCGGCCGCTTCCAGATCAATGAGCGCCTGACGCTCGAAGCCATGGCCGGAACGGCGGTCGATGACGCCGACCGCACGGAACTGCGCTTCTACTATCGCTCGGTGCCGCACTACTACGCCTACGACTACAGCAGCGATCCCTATGTGCCGAAGGTCAGCTTCGGCAGCTACGATCCCAACAACGCCGCCAACTATATCAACGCCCAGACGGCGTCGAACCGCATCAATAATGTTAAGAAGGAGAACGTCACCTCCCGCTTCGACGCGACCTATAATGCCGACACTGTCTCGTTCAAGGCGGGCCTGAGCTATAACGACCGTAAGGTCAGCTATGCCGAGGGCCTGGGGGCCGCGCCGACCTTCAATCCCTCCGCCTATACCCGCCCCTTCCCCGTCTCCAACTTCGGCGACGGTCTGGACGGTCCCGGCCTCCTGCCCTTCCGCGTGGCCGATTTCGGCGCCATCGCCGCGGCCGGCATCATCCCTGCGGGCTACACCAACAATGCCGGCGCGGGCTGGACAGTCGGGGAAGAAACCATCGGCGCCTATGGCGAAATGAACGCCGAATACGACATTGCCGGTATGCGCCTGCGCACCAATGCGGGCCTGCGCTACGTTAAAACCAATGTCCGCTCGCAGGCGCTGGTTAGCGGCACGCCGGTCGAGGTCAATGTCTCCTATGACAACTACCTGCCCTCGATCAACGCCGCCCTCGACGTGCGCAGCGATCTGGTGGTGCGTGCCTCCTATGGCCGCAGCATGACGCGTCCGGGCCTGAGCACGCTGAACATCGCCGGTCCGGTCTTCGGCTACACCACCCGCACGGTGGGCAATGTCGGCAACCCCTCGCTCAAGCCCTACGAATCCAACGACCTCGATCTGGGCGTCGAATGGTACTTCGGCGATGAAGGCCTGCTGGCCCTCACCGTCTTCCACAAGGACATCGTGCGCTCGCTGAAGACCGATGTGGTCAGCCAGATGATCGACCCGTCCTTCTGGCCGGCCATCTACGCCGATCCGCTCTACGACGCGTCCTACAATGCCGATCCGGCGCAGGTGCCCTATACCTTCACCATTCCGGTCAACAACGATCAGGGCAACAGCGTCAAGGGCTTTGAAATCACCTACAATCAGCCCTTTACCTTCCTGCCGGGCGCATGGTCGAAGTTCGGCGTCGCCTCAAACTACACCCACGTGTCGGCGGACGATTCCACGGGCCTCTCGCCCAATTCGTACAACCTGACCCTCTATTACGACACCGAAGCGTTCGGTGCCCGCCTGTCGGTCAACAAGCGCGACGACTATTTGATCAGCGAGCCGGGCGGCAACGGCCACGTGCAGGAGCGCAAATACGGGCCGACCCATGTCGACTTCGCCTCGTTCTACAATGTGACGCCGCGGTTGACGCTTACCTTCGAAGGCATCAACATCACCGACGAGGTCGAGCGCATCTACGGCACCGGCGACACCGGCAGCATGGATCTGACGCGCGAATACAGCCATACGGGCGCGCAATGGATCGTGGGCCTGCGTTACAAGTACTGA
- a CDS encoding FecR family protein, giving the protein MAPTPVETSEQIERAASLWAVKERPLTPEDEAGLSDWLSGDPRRRGALLRAQAAWQGLERARALGPSHEWQDAVSTVKRLPSRRHFFAAAAAGGGLVAASLLAVFGLRQDETVTRMGEIRRLPMNDGSIATLNTDSRLRIDMAESERRIELVEGEAWFKVAHNRERPFIVSAGSARVKAVGTAFSVKKRKDGIEVLVTEGTVQAWAGKTGDPVLLHAGDRTILSEQAPVKIRHAPDDIDEDLAWREGQIALNGKSLSEVAAEFNRYNRIQIVIQDEALGSERLIGRLSANDPEAFSSAIVQAFGVEIARTDKAILIGTKK; this is encoded by the coding sequence GTGGCACCGACGCCGGTCGAAACTAGCGAGCAGATCGAGCGCGCGGCCAGCCTGTGGGCGGTGAAGGAACGTCCCCTCACCCCTGAGGACGAGGCCGGTCTCAGCGACTGGCTGTCCGGCGACCCGCGCCGGCGCGGCGCGCTCCTGCGCGCGCAGGCTGCGTGGCAGGGGCTGGAGCGGGCGCGGGCGCTCGGTCCGTCCCACGAATGGCAGGATGCCGTCTCCACCGTGAAGCGTCTGCCGTCGCGCCGGCACTTTTTCGCCGCGGCCGCCGCCGGTGGCGGTCTGGTCGCCGCCAGCCTTCTGGCCGTCTTCGGCCTGAGACAGGACGAGACGGTGACACGTATGGGGGAAATCCGCCGCCTGCCGATGAACGACGGCTCGATCGCCACCCTCAATACCGACAGCCGCCTGCGCATCGACATGGCCGAAAGCGAGCGCCGGATCGAATTGGTCGAGGGCGAAGCCTGGTTCAAGGTCGCGCACAATCGGGAACGCCCCTTTATCGTCAGCGCCGGCAGCGCCCGCGTGAAGGCCGTCGGCACCGCCTTTTCGGTCAAGAAACGCAAAGACGGCATCGAGGTGCTGGTTACCGAGGGCACGGTGCAGGCCTGGGCCGGCAAGACCGGTGATCCCGTACTGCTGCACGCCGGCGACCGGACGATCCTCAGCGAACAGGCGCCCGTTAAAATCCGTCACGCACCCGACGATATCGATGAAGATCTGGCCTGGCGCGAAGGTCAGATCGCGCTCAACGGCAAGAGTCTGTCCGAGGTGGCCGCGGAGTTCAACCGTTACAACCGTATCCAGATCGTCATTCAGGATGAAGCCCTGGGCAGCGAGCGCCTGATCGGGCGGCTGAGCGCCAACGATCCGGAGGCCTTTTCCAGCGCCATCGTTCAGGCCTTCGGCGTCGAAATCGCGCGGACGGACAAGGCGATCCTCATCGGCACAAAAAAATAA
- a CDS encoding DNA-binding domain-containing protein, producing MTDFHSAFVRALGGEDDALAEWLAPSDRPKLAVYRNTIASGLSEALEAAFPSVAAAVGPENFSGLAFSFGRDNRPENPCLHDYGKGFADWLDQQRDLEDMGWLGDLARLDRLRLEVVNADDEAASPAQLFAALSPDALNAARARLVASARLIRFDATLLAVWQGLIDGETYPLERQARPEALLVRRVGHEVEMQRLDDASHAFLSACVEGSALGDAALAALTLLPTTDIAALFGEVLGLNILTLKTEETEYGQNAD from the coding sequence ATGACGGATTTTCACTCGGCCTTTGTTCGGGCGCTTGGGGGCGAGGACGACGCGCTGGCCGAATGGCTGGCCCCGTCCGACCGCCCGAAGCTGGCCGTCTATCGCAACACCATCGCGTCCGGACTGAGCGAGGCGCTGGAAGCGGCGTTTCCCAGTGTGGCAGCGGCCGTAGGGCCGGAAAATTTCAGCGGTCTGGCGTTTAGCTTCGGGCGGGACAACCGCCCGGAGAACCCGTGCCTGCACGACTATGGCAAAGGTTTTGCCGACTGGCTCGACCAACAACGCGATCTGGAGGACATGGGCTGGCTGGGCGATCTGGCGCGGCTCGACCGGCTTCGCTTGGAGGTTGTGAACGCGGATGACGAAGCGGCGTCGCCGGCGCAGCTATTTGCGGCCTTGTCGCCTGACGCGCTGAACGCGGCGCGTGCAAGGCTCGTCGCTTCCGCCCGGCTTATTCGCTTTGATGCCACACTGCTCGCTGTCTGGCAGGGACTGATCGACGGTGAGACATACCCTCTCGAACGCCAGGCGCGGCCCGAAGCCCTGCTGGTTCGACGCGTCGGACACGAGGTGGAAATGCAACGGCTCGACGATGCCAGTCACGCCTTTCTGAGCGCCTGCGTCGAGGGTTCGGCTCTGGGCGATGCGGCGCTGGCCGCCCTGACCCTTTTACCCACAACCGACATCGCCGCCCTGTTCGGTGAGGTGCTCGGTCTGAACATTCTTACACTGAAAACCGAGGAAACCGAATATGGCCAAAATGCTGACTGA
- a CDS encoding phasin family protein produces the protein MDTLSTTEKTAQKTTDTLTAAASTATSTASDAMRRTQDTIKDSAEHGLAAGQDALQRTQAETQRLTQRSVEMGSEAIKACVSAGHQTADLLSEINQAMTELGNQSIARYDTLSRQALSVRTVQDAVNLQTAAVQGMQEHMGAFARVYSLYVDGLGKIMQPITEQAVKSQRGMVPA, from the coding sequence ATGGACACGCTCAGCACCACAGAAAAAACCGCCCAAAAGACCACCGACACTCTCACCGCAGCCGCCAGCACGGCTACATCCACCGCGTCGGACGCTATGCGCCGCACGCAGGACACCATCAAGGATTCTGCCGAGCACGGGCTGGCCGCCGGTCAGGACGCCCTCCAGCGCACTCAGGCCGAAACCCAGCGCCTCACGCAACGCAGCGTCGAGATGGGCAGCGAAGCGATAAAGGCCTGCGTCAGCGCCGGCCACCAGACCGCCGATTTGCTGTCCGAAATCAATCAGGCCATGACCGAGCTGGGCAACCAGTCGATCGCCCGCTACGACACCCTGTCGCGTCAGGCGCTGAGCGTACGCACGGTGCAGGACGCGGTAAACCTCCAGACGGCGGCGGTGCAGGGTATGCAGGAACATATGGGCGCCTTCGCTCGCGTCTACAGCCTCTATGTCGACGGTCTGGGCAAGATCATGCAGCCAATCACCGAACAGGCAGTAAAATCGCAACGCGGTATGGTTCCCGCTTAA
- a CDS encoding DUF692 domain-containing protein produces the protein MIGAGLGAGLGLKLAHFDEASRDRRNGLWFEVHPENYMVDGGPRLAGLERVRECHPLSLHGVGLSLGGPDPLDKGHLARFRALIDRFEPCLVSEHLAWSRFGGASVPDLLPVLRSREALARIAGRIDAAQTALGRTLLIENPAHYLNLRGHEYDEADFLRELVRRTGCGLLVDLNNIVVSVRNIGTDAYAYLRAIPPEAVGEIHIAGHSEDPVMGANLLIDSHDRPVGDAVWSLLTAALNLWGPKPVLIERDGDVPAYAALIAERERAQAGLDSAKVLTA, from the coding sequence ATGATCGGGGCAGGTCTGGGTGCGGGCTTGGGGCTTAAGCTCGCGCATTTTGACGAAGCGTCCCGCGACCGCCGCAATGGCCTTTGGTTCGAGGTGCATCCCGAAAACTACATGGTCGACGGCGGCCCGCGTCTGGCTGGGCTTGAGCGCGTGCGGGAGTGCCATCCCCTGTCGTTGCACGGGGTGGGGCTGTCTCTGGGCGGTCCCGATCCGCTCGATAAAGGGCATCTGGCACGGTTCAGGGCGCTGATCGATCGCTTTGAGCCTTGCCTTGTTTCCGAGCACCTGGCCTGGTCGCGCTTCGGTGGGGCCAGCGTGCCGGACCTGCTGCCGGTGCTGCGCAGCCGGGAAGCGCTGGCGCGCATTGCCGGACGCATCGATGCTGCCCAGACCGCATTGGGGCGCACGCTGCTGATCGAGAATCCGGCCCATTATCTAAATCTGCGCGGCCATGAGTACGATGAGGCCGATTTCCTGAGGGAACTGGTCCGGCGCACCGGTTGCGGTTTGTTGGTCGATCTCAACAATATTGTCGTCAGTGTGCGCAATATCGGCACGGATGCTTATGCCTATCTAAGGGCCATTCCGCCGGAGGCCGTGGGTGAAATCCACATTGCGGGACACAGTGAAGACCCCGTTATGGGCGCGAACCTGCTGATCGACAGCCACGACCGCCCGGTCGGCGACGCTGTATGGTCGCTCCTGACGGCAGCGCTGAACCTTTGGGGGCCGAAGCCGGTCCTGATCGAGCGCGACGGCGACGTGCCGGCCTATGCCGCGCTGATCGCCGAGCGCGAACGCGCCCAGGCCGGGCTCGACAGCGCGAAGGTTTTGACGGCATGA